A stretch of Aureispira sp. CCB-E DNA encodes these proteins:
- a CDS encoding AAA family ATPase, which translates to METFIGIIHRVTYHNTETGWTVLKVNPMQSLHELRTVTVHQANVFAGATMEFEGEWVQHPKFGEQFKAHKIIERKPATASALEKYLGSGMIRGVGPKIAKRIVNYFGADTLDIFEYKIERLTEVPGIASTKLQQITNSWVEHREIRNVMLFLQSYGISTLFAVKIFKQYGNDAIRIVQENPYQLSKDIYGIGFFSADKIALNIGLEKDSPQRIRAAISHVLAASREQGHCYLELANIQLEVKKLLQQDFTTLVLQEIVGMEADNELKTRQQDTLTCYYSKSLYYDELNTAHLTKQLRQQKIQIDLKRVNNWLGRYNQRQKFPLSQEQYHAVLGAVAQPFSILTGGPGCGKTTTTKALVQLLRAMKKRILLAAPTGRAAQRMAEVIGMEAQTIHRLLVWQPGSGQFQKNEEEPLECDFIIIDESSMLDISLAASLLKAIPTKAQVLLIGDADQLPSVGAGNVLKDLIDSQVIPTYQLLKIFRQAQESRIIQYAHQINKGQVPKIESPIHQTNAWEQGIDCLFIDSDEATKDQLKFIQKINKTMKEVLENNNIAFVKESDETYKSVQMKKDFYIQETSEKEIDAIRRKGVRSYVFNIPDKYLNADLNALLKSSSEATALKQVLQNIHPWSSLHYGLTAAEMIVRLYTKTIPNKFSTLLETQILAPMKVGSMGTNNLNQLIQAMANPAQQGKASIEMGSRVFRIGDRVIQRRNNYDLEVFNGDIGIITSINSLDMVLAVQYQNGSETRIVEYQKQDIIDLELAYAITIHKSQGSEFDIVIIPLVLQHFSMLYRNLIYTALTRAKKMAIFVGTRKALGIAVRNIDNRQRKTMLKELLLQL; encoded by the coding sequence ATGGAAACTTTTATTGGAATTATACACCGAGTAACTTATCACAATACAGAAACGGGGTGGACTGTTTTAAAAGTTAATCCAATGCAAAGTTTGCACGAGTTAAGAACGGTTACAGTCCATCAAGCCAATGTTTTTGCGGGGGCAACGATGGAATTTGAAGGAGAATGGGTACAACACCCTAAATTTGGCGAGCAGTTCAAAGCTCATAAAATTATTGAACGAAAGCCCGCTACTGCCTCTGCTTTAGAAAAGTACTTAGGTTCAGGAATGATTCGTGGAGTAGGTCCCAAAATTGCAAAGCGCATTGTCAACTATTTTGGAGCAGATACCTTAGATATTTTTGAATATAAAATTGAACGGTTAACGGAAGTTCCTGGAATTGCCAGTACAAAATTGCAGCAAATTACCAATTCATGGGTCGAGCATCGAGAAATTCGAAATGTGATGCTATTTCTTCAAAGTTATGGCATTAGCACCCTATTTGCAGTGAAGATTTTTAAGCAATATGGCAACGATGCGATCCGTATTGTTCAAGAAAATCCTTATCAATTATCCAAAGATATTTATGGCATTGGTTTCTTTTCTGCTGATAAAATTGCCTTGAATATTGGTTTGGAAAAAGACAGCCCTCAACGAATACGAGCAGCAATTAGTCACGTTTTGGCGGCTAGTAGAGAGCAAGGACATTGTTATTTGGAGTTAGCAAATATTCAATTAGAAGTAAAAAAATTATTACAACAGGATTTTACAACATTGGTTCTTCAAGAAATTGTAGGTATGGAGGCTGATAACGAGCTAAAAACAAGACAACAAGATACCTTAACGTGCTACTACTCCAAGAGCTTATACTATGACGAACTCAATACCGCTCATTTAACCAAACAACTACGCCAACAAAAAATCCAAATTGATCTAAAAAGAGTAAACAATTGGCTAGGACGTTATAATCAGCGTCAAAAATTTCCGCTTAGCCAAGAGCAATATCACGCTGTACTAGGTGCTGTAGCGCAGCCTTTTTCTATCTTAACAGGAGGTCCTGGTTGTGGAAAGACCACCACCACAAAAGCCTTGGTTCAACTCCTTCGTGCTATGAAAAAGCGTATTTTATTAGCCGCACCAACTGGTCGAGCTGCACAACGCATGGCTGAAGTTATTGGTATGGAAGCTCAAACCATCCATCGTTTATTGGTTTGGCAACCTGGCTCTGGGCAGTTTCAAAAAAACGAAGAAGAGCCTTTGGAATGTGATTTCATTATTATTGACGAATCGTCTATGTTAGATATTTCTCTGGCTGCTTCCTTACTCAAAGCCATTCCAACTAAAGCCCAAGTCTTGTTGATTGGAGATGCCGACCAATTACCTTCGGTAGGCGCAGGAAATGTTCTAAAAGACTTGATAGATAGTCAAGTTATTCCTACGTACCAGCTCTTGAAAATTTTTCGCCAAGCACAAGAAAGTCGCATCATTCAATACGCACACCAAATTAATAAAGGACAAGTACCTAAAATTGAGTCGCCTATTCACCAAACTAATGCATGGGAACAAGGTATTGATTGCCTATTCATTGATTCGGACGAAGCGACCAAAGATCAATTGAAATTCATCCAGAAAATCAACAAAACGATGAAAGAGGTGCTTGAAAACAATAATATTGCCTTTGTCAAGGAATCGGATGAAACCTACAAATCTGTTCAAATGAAAAAAGATTTCTACATCCAAGAAACTTCAGAAAAAGAAATAGATGCGATTCGACGCAAAGGAGTTCGTTCTTATGTTTTTAATATTCCTGATAAATATTTAAATGCTGATTTGAATGCGCTTTTAAAATCGTCAAGTGAAGCAACAGCTTTAAAACAAGTTTTGCAAAATATTCATCCGTGGTCCTCGCTTCATTATGGTTTGACCGCAGCAGAAATGATCGTTCGTTTATACACCAAAACAATTCCTAACAAATTCTCTACTCTATTAGAAACACAGATTTTAGCTCCCATGAAAGTAGGCAGCATGGGAACCAACAATCTCAATCAGTTGATTCAAGCAATGGCAAACCCCGCTCAACAAGGCAAAGCGTCCATCGAGATGGGGAGCCGTGTCTTTAGAATAGGCGATCGAGTTATTCAACGCCGAAACAATTACGATTTAGAAGTTTTTAATGGTGATATTGGAATTATTACGTCCATCAATTCTTTAGATATGGTATTAGCTGTTCAATATCAAAATGGCTCTGAAACTAGAATTGTTGAATATCAAAAACAAGACATTATTGACCTAGAGTTAGCCTATGCCATTACCATTCACAAATCTCAAGGAAGTGAATTTGATATTGTTATCATTCCATTGGTTTTACAACACTTTAGCATGTTGTATCGCAACTTGATTTATACAGCATTGACCCGAGCTAAAAAAATGGCTATTTTTGTAGGTACTCGAAAAGCATTGGGTATTGCGGTTCGGAATATTGACAATCGTCAACGAAAGACCATGCTAAAAGAACTTTTGCTACAATTATGA
- a CDS encoding tetratricopeptide repeat protein yields MKYLIYCSFFLLLWACVAPETVSHIENKYNRALSLDDYHTAIVYLHEIEDLDPNNNSVYKRLADCYFKVGAYDSAIKAVDIALKEANELEQRKLLLLKAKSLVEQTNYVDAVAAYMALIEVEPKRALEYRYEMAVLYKAHGDLGNAVLQMEKNLDDPLAKLLQREIILENGESELVTYYHASLNFIGAIQIQANDLEAAQRTYKKLFQDNTSFILAQQNYQILLQLMQQKTTIQ; encoded by the coding sequence ATGAAATACTTGATATATTGTTCATTTTTTTTGCTGTTATGGGCTTGTGTGGCACCAGAAACAGTTTCTCATATTGAGAACAAATACAATAGAGCACTCAGTTTAGACGATTATCATACCGCTATTGTGTACTTGCATGAAATCGAAGATTTAGATCCTAACAACAACAGCGTGTACAAAAGGTTAGCCGATTGTTACTTCAAAGTAGGAGCTTACGACTCCGCTATAAAAGCCGTAGATATAGCTCTAAAAGAGGCTAATGAATTAGAACAACGAAAACTATTGTTGTTAAAAGCAAAATCATTGGTTGAACAAACAAATTATGTTGATGCTGTGGCTGCTTATATGGCTTTGATTGAGGTAGAACCTAAAAGAGCCTTAGAGTATCGTTATGAGATGGCAGTTTTATATAAAGCACATGGTGATTTGGGGAATGCCGTCTTGCAAATGGAGAAGAACCTTGATGATCCTTTGGCTAAATTGTTACAACGAGAAATCATTTTAGAAAATGGAGAAAGCGAACTCGTTACTTATTATCATGCTAGCTTAAATTTTATAGGGGCAATACAAATACAAGCAAACGATTTGGAAGCGGCTCAAAGAACGTATAAAAAATTATTTCAGGATAATACTTCGTTTATTCTAGCTCAACAAAACTATCAAATATTATTACAATTGATGCAGCAAAAAACAACCATTCAGTAA
- a CDS encoding leucine-rich repeat domain-containing protein encodes MRDYLYCCVKWLIIVCLLLRSTTSLIISQTLLPQNLLASQLEYTSIAQIEAALSKGKNIYRVNLSNQTPKLTSIPTIIFTLQHLQALNLEGNYISILPNELTNLSHLQYLNLSNNGVQGFPKDLKPLKNLQKLHLEKNGLQKLPTAIGQLEHLQVLLLKDNELESLPSEIGTLKQLQTLNLKRNRLHSIPKEIGQIETLEVLNLSSNQLQAIPLLHLPALKILDISYNRLDTLSDVINNLQQLHTLNLSNNRLNSFPKQILSLEQLQILDVSSNQILSLPETLHQLQTLKHLYVERNRLKELPLTIGNLQQLEHLGLKSNRLQNLPASIGRLTLLQNLNLTNNQLQELPSTVAQLTSLTSLKISNNSINTFPEVLVALQKLASLDLSFNKIEIISDKILALKSLKTLNLRGNQLTLLPQNIAYFNQLQNLNLAENKLTHLPSSIGKLPQLQVLTLENNQLSHLPNEIGTASSLTHLMARNNQLQNIPATIGQLKQLQLLDLSKNLLSELPQEFKHLKTLQSLDLSKNQFASFPTVLFHLSNLVELDLSRNTILSIHGNLANWKKLEKLDLHANNINKISTDLSPLEYLREINLERNELSDWPIGFDQLKRLEIIEVTNNQLTTIPESFKNLTHLTALYINNNRLTQIPESLAQLKTLKMLYLMGNPLDTSTVTIEKIHQWLPETNTDL; translated from the coding sequence ATGCGTGATTATTTATATTGCTGTGTAAAATGGTTAATTATTGTTTGTTTGCTTTTAAGATCTACCACCTCCTTAATAATATCTCAAACATTATTACCCCAAAATCTTCTAGCTTCACAACTAGAGTATACTTCTATTGCCCAAATAGAAGCTGCATTGTCGAAAGGTAAAAACATCTATCGCGTCAATCTGAGTAATCAAACCCCTAAATTAACAAGCATTCCAACCATTATCTTTACGCTTCAACACTTGCAAGCACTCAATTTGGAGGGAAATTATATCTCTATACTGCCTAACGAGCTAACAAACTTAAGCCATCTCCAATATTTAAACTTATCTAATAATGGCGTACAAGGTTTTCCAAAAGATCTAAAACCTTTAAAAAATTTACAAAAACTCCATTTAGAAAAAAATGGTTTACAAAAACTACCAACTGCTATAGGGCAGCTTGAGCATTTACAAGTATTACTATTAAAAGATAATGAATTAGAATCCTTGCCTTCAGAAATTGGCACACTAAAACAGTTGCAAACACTCAACCTAAAACGCAATCGATTGCACTCTATCCCCAAAGAAATTGGTCAAATCGAGACTTTAGAGGTACTTAATTTGAGTTCTAACCAACTACAAGCTATTCCTCTACTACATTTGCCTGCCTTAAAAATATTGGATATAAGCTACAATAGGCTAGATACGCTTTCTGATGTTATTAACAATCTTCAGCAATTGCACACACTCAATTTATCCAACAATCGCCTCAATTCTTTTCCTAAACAGATTTTGAGTTTAGAACAATTACAAATTTTGGATGTTTCTTCCAATCAAATTCTAAGCCTCCCCGAAACACTTCATCAACTGCAAACATTAAAGCACTTGTATGTCGAACGCAACCGATTAAAAGAACTTCCGTTGACGATTGGGAACTTACAACAACTTGAACACTTAGGATTAAAAAGCAATCGGCTACAAAATCTTCCTGCTTCTATTGGTCGGTTGACCTTGCTCCAAAATTTGAATTTGACGAATAATCAACTTCAAGAGCTGCCCTCAACAGTAGCTCAACTAACCTCACTCACGAGCTTAAAAATAAGCAATAACTCCATAAACACCTTTCCTGAAGTCTTAGTTGCCTTACAAAAACTAGCAAGCTTAGACCTCTCCTTTAATAAAATCGAAATTATTTCTGATAAAATCCTAGCTTTAAAATCGTTAAAGACACTCAATTTGAGGGGTAATCAACTCACTTTATTACCACAAAATATAGCTTACTTCAATCAGTTACAAAATTTGAATTTAGCTGAAAATAAGTTAACTCATCTTCCTTCAAGCATTGGAAAATTACCCCAACTTCAAGTATTAACCCTTGAAAATAATCAACTAAGTCACCTTCCTAATGAAATTGGTACCGCAAGCAGCTTAACTCACTTAATGGCGAGAAACAACCAACTTCAAAATATCCCCGCCACCATTGGGCAGCTAAAACAACTACAACTACTTGACCTTAGTAAAAATCTTTTATCCGAACTACCACAAGAATTTAAGCACTTAAAAACCTTGCAAAGCTTAGATCTTAGCAAAAATCAATTCGCATCCTTTCCTACTGTGTTGTTTCATTTAAGCAACTTGGTTGAATTGGATTTAAGTAGAAATACAATTTTAAGTATTCATGGAAATCTTGCCAATTGGAAAAAGTTAGAAAAATTAGATTTGCATGCGAATAATATCAATAAAATTTCCACAGACCTTAGCCCCTTAGAATATTTAAGGGAAATCAATCTTGAACGCAATGAATTGAGTGATTGGCCGATAGGTTTTGATCAACTAAAACGATTAGAAATTATTGAAGTGACCAACAATCAGTTGACAACAATTCCTGAAAGTTTCAAAAACCTAACGCATTTAACAGCACTCTATATCAACAACAATAGGTTAACGCAAATACCTGAAAGTTTGGCCCAGTTAAAAACATTAAAGATGCTCTACCTAATGGGCAATCCCTTAGACACTTCAACTGTGACCATCGAAAAAATCCACCAATGGTTACCAGAAACGAATACCGATTTATAA
- a CDS encoding HTTM domain-containing protein, with amino-acid sequence MTEVANIDKKVGLRVHLFESVPAESLALFRMAWGVIMFYFFGKLILWTNLGKLRYIDPIFHFRYPGFEWLEILPPGLMNFTLYLGCILAVMLLLGVYYRFASIAMAVVYIYVFLIDVSYWNNHYYAYALVAIFFATTDAHQAFSIDKWRLGLSGKIPRWQLYLFRFQFLVIYFYGGLSKLQNKDWIDNMAGYSLVENSFALKGWSVKHHIIYPCSMLITWGGIFFDLFIGGLLLCRRTLWLAFILVVSFNMTNALFLRIGTFPYTMLLSFVLFIPPVELAAFINKRFRNKQLEGQAEVVEKQTASLVYQSVVMISLGVFVVFQLLFPFRSWAIDGSVFWTKEGKLYSWHMMSGSSDVYAKMSVVEMDDTKTVELGYSELVPENFLSPRQVKSLGIWPTLVPQFARFLKKEAELAGFKNVEIRGEILVSRNKRPFVPIVHPDVDLASVETHYWKHNDWILRYSDEDGYFK; translated from the coding sequence ATGACAGAAGTAGCTAACATCGATAAAAAAGTTGGTTTAAGAGTACACCTTTTTGAGTCTGTTCCTGCTGAGTCTTTAGCTCTTTTTAGAATGGCTTGGGGCGTGATTATGTTTTACTTTTTTGGGAAGCTCATTTTGTGGACGAATCTTGGCAAACTGCGCTATATTGATCCTATTTTTCATTTTAGATACCCTGGTTTTGAATGGCTAGAAATTCTTCCGCCAGGACTCATGAATTTTACCTTGTATCTTGGCTGTATTTTGGCTGTTATGTTACTGTTAGGAGTTTATTATCGGTTTGCTAGTATTGCAATGGCAGTTGTCTACATCTATGTATTTTTAATTGACGTTTCTTATTGGAACAATCATTATTATGCCTACGCACTAGTAGCTATTTTTTTTGCTACAACCGATGCACATCAGGCATTTTCAATTGATAAGTGGCGTTTGGGCTTGAGTGGAAAAATTCCTAGGTGGCAGTTGTATTTGTTTCGATTCCAGTTTCTGGTGATCTACTTTTATGGAGGACTTTCTAAGTTGCAAAATAAAGATTGGATTGATAATATGGCAGGTTATTCTTTGGTAGAGAATAGTTTTGCGTTAAAAGGTTGGTCGGTCAAACATCACATTATTTATCCTTGCTCGATGTTAATTACTTGGGGAGGAATATTTTTTGACCTATTCATAGGAGGACTTTTATTATGTCGAAGAACATTGTGGCTGGCGTTTATTCTTGTCGTTAGTTTTAATATGACGAATGCTTTGTTTTTGAGAATAGGAACGTTTCCTTATACCATGTTGCTGTCATTTGTTTTATTTATTCCTCCTGTTGAATTAGCTGCATTTATTAACAAACGTTTTAGAAACAAACAGCTCGAAGGACAAGCCGAAGTTGTAGAGAAACAAACAGCGTCACTGGTATATCAATCAGTCGTAATGATAAGCTTGGGAGTATTTGTTGTTTTTCAGTTGTTATTCCCTTTTAGAAGTTGGGCAATAGATGGAAGTGTTTTTTGGACGAAGGAAGGAAAATTATACAGCTGGCATATGATGTCTGGTAGTAGTGATGTTTATGCTAAAATGAGTGTTGTCGAAATGGACGATACAAAAACAGTAGAGTTGGGTTATTCTGAATTAGTACCTGAGAATTTTTTATCCCCTAGACAGGTTAAGAGTTTAGGAATCTGGCCGACTTTAGTGCCTCAGTTTGCTCGATTTCTAAAAAAAGAAGCTGAGTTGGCAGGTTTTAAGAATGTTGAAATTAGAGGTGAAATACTTGTCTCAAGAAATAAGCGCCCTTTTGTGCCCATTGTTCATCCCGATGTTGATTTAGCAAGTGTCGAGACGCATTACTGGAAACACAACGATTGGATTTTACGCTATTCAGATGAAGATGGTTATTTTAAGTAA